The nucleotide sequence CCTCGACGACGAGGATGCGCATGCGTGTCTCCCTTTACGGCCCCCATCCTCCGGGCCCCGCTTAAGCCTGGCTTAAGCTGCGTTTCCGACCCGCGGCGGGCCGATCCGATCCCGGACCCTGCCCATGCCGAACGTTTTCACCCACCTTATCCTCGCTGCCCTGCTCTGGACCGGCTCCTCGCTGTGGTCACCGGGGCAGTGCCGCGAGCCCGGTGCGCGGCCGACGCCCTTCACCGTCGATGCGGCTCGCGACCCAGACCTCTCGCTGCGCCTGCGATGGACCATCGCCCCCGGCACCTACCTCTACCGTGACAAGATCGCCGCCACCGACGCGAGCGGCAGGGAGCTTCCTGTCAGCACCCAGCTCGGCGAGACCAAGGATGACCCCAACTTCGGGCCGACGGAAGTCTATCACGGCGCGACGGAGGCCATCGTGCCGGGTGCGGCTCTCGCGGGGGTGCGCGAGGTGCGCGTCACCTATCAGGGCTGTGCCGAGAAGGGCATCTGCTACCCGCCGATCAACAAGGTCATCGAGGTCCCCGCGCTAGGTCCGCAGGCGACCGCGACCGCCGCGACGCCGGCCACGGACGCGCAGGCCGAGCCCGCGAGCGGCCTGCTCTCGGGCCATCTCGCGGGCGTCCTGGCGACCTTCCTCGGGCTCGGCCTGCTCCTGGCCTTCACCCCGTGCCTGCTCCCGATGGTCCCGGTGCTGGCCGGCATGCTGGCCCGGTCCGGGGAGCGGCTCTCGGCCGGACGAGGTTTCGTACTCTCCGGCACATACGTGATCGCGATGGCGCTGGCCTACGGGACGCTCGGCGTGGCGGCGGCATGGTCCGGGCGCAACCTTCAAAACGCACTCCAGACTCCCGCCGCGCTTGGACTGCTCGCCGCAGCCTTCGCCGCCCTGGCCCTGTCGATGTTCGGCGTGTTCGACCTGGCGCTGCCGTCCGGCGTCGCCGGCCGGCTGTCACGCCTGAACGGAGGCAAGCTTGGCGCGCTCGGCGCCGCCGCTGTCATGGGCTTCACCTCCGCCCTGATCGTCGGGCCCTGCGTGACGCCGCCACTCGCCGCGGCCCTCCTCTATGTCGCCCAGACCGGCGACGTGGCGCGCGGCGCCGCCGCCCTGTTCGCGCTCGGCCTCGGCATGGGCCTGCCGCTGATCGCATTCGGGACGTTCGGGGCGGGTATCCTGCCGAAGTCAGGCCCTTGGCTGGTCGCGGCCAAGCAGGCCTTCGGCGTAGTCTTCCTCGCGTTGGCCATCACCATGGTTTCGCGCCTCGTGCCGTCCGAGGTCTCCCTCGTGCTCTGGGGCGCGCTGGCGATCGGCGTCGGCGTGTTCGTCGGGGCGTTCGACGTCCTCAGGGCGGGTGCCGCGGGCCGGCTAAGCAAGGTCGCCGGTATCGTTGCCGTGACCTACGGCTGCGCCCTCGTCGTCGGCGCCGCGGGCGGCGGGACCGACCCGCTCCGGCCGCTCGCAGGCTTCGGCCCGTCGCGAGCGGTTCACGTCGAGGAGAGCCGGTCTGTCTCCTCCGTCCCGGCTTTCGAGGCCGCCCTCGCGGCGGCCCGTGCCGCGGGCAAGCCGGTGCTCGTCGAGTTCGCCGCCGACTGGTGCAGCGTCTGCAAGACCAACGAACGGACGGTCCTGGCTGACCCCGGCATCCGGGCGAGGCTGAGGGCCGTCTCGGTCATCCGCGCCGACGTCACCCGCGACGACGACGCCACCCGCGCCCTGATGCGGCGCTTCGAGGTGGTCGGACCGCCGACCCTCATCCTGATGCGCCCCGACGGCGGCGAGGTCCGCGAGGCCCGCACCGAGGGCGAACTCACGGTCGAGGACCTGAAGCGCCGCCTCGCCCTCGTCGGCGCCTGAGCCCCCCTT is from Methylorubrum sp. B1-46 and encodes:
- the dsbD gene encoding protein-disulfide reductase DsbD, giving the protein MPNVFTHLILAALLWTGSSLWSPGQCREPGARPTPFTVDAARDPDLSLRLRWTIAPGTYLYRDKIAATDASGRELPVSTQLGETKDDPNFGPTEVYHGATEAIVPGAALAGVREVRVTYQGCAEKGICYPPINKVIEVPALGPQATATAATPATDAQAEPASGLLSGHLAGVLATFLGLGLLLAFTPCLLPMVPVLAGMLARSGERLSAGRGFVLSGTYVIAMALAYGTLGVAAAWSGRNLQNALQTPAALGLLAAAFAALALSMFGVFDLALPSGVAGRLSRLNGGKLGALGAAAVMGFTSALIVGPCVTPPLAAALLYVAQTGDVARGAAALFALGLGMGLPLIAFGTFGAGILPKSGPWLVAAKQAFGVVFLALAITMVSRLVPSEVSLVLWGALAIGVGVFVGAFDVLRAGAAGRLSKVAGIVAVTYGCALVVGAAGGGTDPLRPLAGFGPSRAVHVEESRSVSSVPAFEAALAAARAAGKPVLVEFAADWCSVCKTNERTVLADPGIRARLRAVSVIRADVTRDDDATRALMRRFEVVGPPTLILMRPDGGEVREARTEGELTVEDLKRRLALVGA